GGCTTCAAAAAATATAATCCATCAACTCAAAAAGTTTGGAATATTTAACACCATTGTCCATGAgatcagaaatatttattcaattagATTGAAATCCTCAGAAAAATCAACTCCATAGCTTTTGAGGGGAGGGAGGTGCCATTTGATCTACTACCAAGTGGGGATTTGGGGAGGGGCAGGTATTTTGGGAGCTTGGGGAGggagatttgtttttttaagcttttatattTTCCTACCTCTAGGTGGCTATGAAGTGTCCTGGTCTCCTTCTGACAATGTTTGTCTAGATAAAACTTTTCTTTAAGACAGACCTTGTCAAAGACACAAGGTGGCTGTTGAGAGTACAACAACCCATTTACAAAATGTTTAATGGTCATTTGTGTAAGTCGATTTATATAAACAGAAAACAGTTCTATGTTTTCTTTGCCAAGACATCAAGCGAAACACTAGGACCAACACAATTAGGCTGAGGCTTTGGGGACAATGGCCGTACCTCCTCTGAATGAGACTTGAGCGCCATCTGGAGGACTCACTTGAAACTACAGCACGGCAACGGAAGAATCTCATGTTTTCAAGCAACCCGGTACAATTGGGGAACTGATGGACAGCAGAGGCAGGAAAGAACTGCCTCCATTCCGTGGTTTGAGCGCCTACTATTTCAAGCTTCCACCGGAGGATTGAGAGTAGTGTTACTGAGTGAGGTACTTTCAGCCGAGGTGGGAGATAAAACCATAACATCTGAAGAGCAGCAACATTAGCTTCTTAGTAAATACAGGTCAGGAAGTGTTTGCAAGAGGGAATCAGGCAAATAGTTGCCCAATTTGTTGCATCTTGCTATCCCCTCTCCTTACGTTGAGTAGAGGGGTACACACAATATCCACTTTATTCCCAAGATATAACTGACTGATAGTTAAGTTTTTTTAGaggcatttacattttaatagattGAAAGTcttagtaaaaaaaagaaaaaaagagacagagagagagataataGCAGAATTTCCAGTAGATGTCAACTGTTGGCTTTGGTAGAGTAAGAAAAACCATCTCCTTTATTAAATACTTAATTATTCCTTTTAAACAAACAAGGTCGCTTCCTCACTGATTCAgtcattttaatgaaattgttttaaaaggaGTGTGTAACCCTCAAGAATCTGAATAGTGAAAAACGCCTGCATTTCCTGTTTCTGTATTTCTCATGAGATACTGGAATTTCTAATGAGATAGTAGTCTCCTACCTCAATGCTTTTCAAATATCTCTGgtgaaaaaatactttttctttttaaatttccaatcACTTGGTGGACCAATGCTTGggtaaattaaaatcaaaatgttaTGAATTTTATGTTCATATCTAAAAACTTAGTGTCGCTCTGTATGTGTCACAGACTGTTTCGTGTGCAGACTGGCATTGGTCTGTGGATGGCATAGAGAATCACCCCTCTAgtctctctttaaaaatacttgcATTTGGCCTACAGATCTCTGCCCACCATAGCCACCATGGTTACATTCAAGAGCTTGACTTACacttttctttcaacttttacAAGAAGAGAGTCTCCAAATCCATAATTATGAACATTTCAGATGCTTTCTTGTCTCCATTTTAAACTGACCCTCTACCTGCACTGTGTTGATGCAACTTTCTATTCCTTTGTTTATCAGTTCAATCCCGTTCAGGGTCCCTAACTTTACTGGCGGTGAATTTGGCCTGGATGCCAGAAGCTCGTGTAAGACACATGGGTAGCACAGAAGTTCAGATATTTGAGGATTCCCAGGAGGAATCCACCAGGAGGAAACAACATAGCTGACAAGAcatatgctttctctttttttggctgcccatggcacataggatcttagttccccaaccaggaattgaacccacaccctctgcagtggaagtgtagagtcctattcactggaccaccatgggatTCCTGCTGTGCTTTCTTGATATAAAGATTATAGGAAAGCTTCAGTTGAACTTTTCTCCCCCAAAAAACACAGGTCGAAAGAGTCTTCTGACGGATAAGCGATTCCAGTGTTCTGAGTTTCTTTCATCCGCCGGTTGAAAGGCAATGAATTCTCTTTTCTTATCCCAATAACCTCAAACAGGAAATTCCACATGGCGGTGTATTAAGTGtttgtaaattttcatttataaggCACAAACCCTACACATCTctcaagagaaaggggaaaaaaaagatgcgAAGACAGTAACCTAGGAAGAGAGGAGGTTCATCAAACTGGAGTGAAAAGCCACCTCCCTTTTTAGTAAACAGAGACCTTATACCGATAGGAAATGCAGTCTTTGGGGAGGGTTTCAATGCAGCCCCCTTCCCTGGATCACTGCAGAAGGCGGTCCTCAGGGGGCTGCGAAGCCAGGACACATCAACTGTAagtacccacccccaccccccatcccacagAAGCTGCTGGCCAGTGATGTCCTAGCCGAACATTCTGCCTACAGGGTGCTCAGTTCACCAGCCTCACCCAAAGGAGCCTTCGGGGACCAACCTTGCATGAGTACACACACATGCCTGTTCTGGGGCTTGATTTAAGCTGCTCTAAGCTGAGGTACAATGCTTTCCCAAGGACCGTGAACTAGGATAGTTACATGGGTCCTTCATGGGGCAGCATCTATTTAAGAGGCTGGACCTTGAGTTCCTCTTGAAATAATCAGATCCCTAGAACCAATTCACTCTACCAGGGGCTTTTTGAACATGCTGGTGAAAATCTGGAGAAGATTATCTGAAGAAAGCTCCAGATCTTCTGGCATGTAAGGCAGCCCTAGTAGATATCAAGTAATCCTGCAGTGCACAGGGATAAAACAGAAGGGTCCCATGACACCAAACAGTAGCCATGCTTACTGGCTGGGCCTCCTGATGGCTCTTGGCACTGTATTTTCTAGTACCGTTTCCATTAGTATTATATGAGAGTAAATATCCTGAATGTCTGCCTGGATCCAAGCATTTCCCGGAAGCATGACTGCTTCATCGTCCTCGCTATGCCCATGCAAGGTACAGCTGGGAGTGAATAGCACTCTGGAGAAAACAGCCAGGCAGACATCATCCTGAGAAAAGCGGGCTAGAGAAGGGACCAGAAGTCAGACGAATCCAGTATCCAATCACCAAAGACCAGCATCGCAGAAGAATGCCCATTTCAATACAGTGTGGTCCAGCCACCTTGTAATTTTTTCAGTCCAGTTAGATTTTCTCTTTAGTCCAGGGCTGGCCCCCGGAGGCCACAGTCAGAATTCTACTCAACTTTCAGGCATGAAGATGGTTCTTAATTCCGTGTCCAACGAACCTTAGCCGAGGTCCCTTCCCTTCCTGTGTCTCGTAAGGCTACAGCCCAGAGGATGAAAGATAAACCTTTCATTCACGACAATGATAACAAAACTCTTGGAACCTTTGGCTTCCCAATGCCATAGCCATAGCCACCCTTGGAAATATGTACTCATTTAAAAGCCCACTCTTAAAAACACGAAGTCATCTCCTACTGTTGACTCAAGTTCTCCCCAAATCACGACAGGCTGCCTCCACACCACGCCCCACCTGGCAGCCTCAGGAATCTTTCTTGGTCAGTCTGGCCTTGATTTTTTGTCTCAAGAAGGCTGCAGTGcctgcactgcagcccaccacgagGAAGAAGGAGAGGCAGGCCAGGTAGATGGACAGGGGGCTGTGGCGTGGCAGGTAGATGTCCTGTCGCCCCTTATAGTCCAGGAGGATGGCCTCCAGCTGGGAGAGTGTGCAGACAGACAGAAAGGTGTGGAAGATCTGGTGCCCGTGGCCCACGATGTCACAGGAACCAGGGAAGTACTTCTCCGGAACCGGGCAGGAGAAGAAGTAGGCACTGACCAGGAAGAAGATGATCTGGAGGGTGTGGTACCAGGCCGCTGGGTCCTGGCAGCCAGACAGGTGGCATAGAACCACGCGATGTACCACGGGGCTGATGTCCAGGATGTAAGCCAGCCCGGACGGCACCACCTGGCAGATCTTCCTCATGACCGGGTAGGGCCGGCGGTAGCGGTACTTGGCGTAGCAGCAGCCGGCGCAGGATAACCAGCCACAGAAGGCGGCGGCGGGCAGGAAGAGGAGCCAGAAGTGCTCGTACCAGGCTTGGTCGGAGGTGTAGAAGAAGTGGACCAGGGCGCTGCCGTACTGGTAGACGCTCACGCCCACGTAGTCCACGAAGTAGAAGGTGTAGTGCGAGAGCTCCGACTTGGACTGCAGCAGGTGGGCCAGGAGGCTGAAGGTGAGGTACGTGATGGAGGACAGGACATAGACGAGCAGGGGCAGCGTGTAGGCAGAGGCCCACGGCAGGCCCTCGGCCTCCACAAAGGCCCAGAACCGCAGGAGGACGGCCAGGGCCGCCAGCAGGTGAGTCCAGACGTTGACCACCTCATTGTGTTTCTGAAAGAGGCTGAAGAAGTAGTAGCGCCACTCATGGCCGGTGGGGCGGTACCCGGCGCGGATGTAGGGCTCCCGGAAGAGCTGGGGCACGTCGGTCTCGGGGACGGTGCCGGGCATCTTGGGCAGCCCATCCTCCAGGATCTTGGGCAGGCGTCGCAGATGCTGCCCGCTCACGGACAGGGTGCTCAGACGCTCCAGGATGGCGGTCGTCATGGCTGCCCCGGGATGCTACCTACAGGAAAcagtaaaaatgggcaaagatgcCGTGAGAGAGGGGCAGGTTTTCTAGTGCAGCTGGGCAGGCGGGGACTGTAGACAGCTTCTTTGAGcctcattcttttttcatatgtaGAATAATAGAGTTGGACCAAGGTCCCTTACTGTCCTGATATTCTGATTTTGACATCTCTTCTACCCTCTACAGTGTGAGGCAAAGTTGCGTCTTGTAAAATGgaatgttgctgctaagtcacttcagtcatgtccgactctgtgcgaccccagagatggcagcccaccaggctcccccgtccctgggattctctaggcaagaacactggagtgggttgccatttccttctccaaaagggaaTGTTAGCAACCCTATTTTTATGACATCTACCAAGTAACTAAGGGTACCTTTAAAGCTTTGCTAGATGATATTtgctagatggctcagtggtaaagaatcttcctgccaatgcaggagactcaagagatgcaggttcgatccctgggctgggaagatcccctggagaaagaaatagcaatccactccagtattcttgcctggaaaatcccatggacagaggagcctggtgggctatagtctctggggtcacaaagagttgaacacaacgaGCACACACCCTTAAACAAGACAATATTAAAATGTAATCAGACAGGCTCTAAAAGTACAAAGTATTTTACTGAAATACAAAAATGATCAATGTTGATATGATGAATGAGAGTCTACATTTCTTGAGCACTAATCTTAAATTATCCACTAATTTCACTGAGAACTTGAAAATCTGAGATAAGCAATAGTAACTTGAAATTCAAGGTCATCCATAGGGTGGTAAAGACCAAGGAATATTCTGGGAAATCTTAAGAGTTGAACAAAATTAACATGTGGCCTAAATTTAACATGAAATCTAATTgcaaagattgtgtgtgtgtttaaattatGCTCTGGAAAGCAAGTAGTTTTGGACTCGCCTTTCCTGAGTACCCAAATCTGTATCCAATAAGTTTCAGGCTTCAAAAATTTAACTTGCACTTGGAATTTTTAGGTGATACATGAACCAGATGAGCACGGTGATTATTTCATAAAAGAGCTGCAAAATTTCAGATAAAGTTACTGAATAAAGCAATAGATTT
This genomic window from Bos mutus isolate GX-2022 chromosome 23, NWIPB_WYAK_1.1, whole genome shotgun sequence contains:
- the PAQR8 gene encoding membrane progestin receptor beta — encoded protein: MTTAILERLSTLSVSGQHLRRLPKILEDGLPKMPGTVPETDVPQLFREPYIRAGYRPTGHEWRYYFFSLFQKHNEVVNVWTHLLAALAVLLRFWAFVEAEGLPWASAYTLPLLVYVLSSITYLTFSLLAHLLQSKSELSHYTFYFVDYVGVSVYQYGSALVHFFYTSDQAWYEHFWLLFLPAAAFCGWLSCAGCCYAKYRYRRPYPVMRKICQVVPSGLAYILDISPVVHRVVLCHLSGCQDPAAWYHTLQIIFFLVSAYFFSCPVPEKYFPGSCDIVGHGHQIFHTFLSVCTLSQLEAILLDYKGRQDIYLPRHSPLSIYLACLSFFLVVGCSAGTAAFLRQKIKARLTKKDS